One Synechococcus sp. MU1617 genomic window, GCCCAGATTCATGCCAATTCACCCTCACTCACGCCGATCCAGCCCGACCTGTTCTGGAGGGGGCCCCTCGGCGGACTTCCGCAGCTCAAGCTCAAGGATCAACTGGTGCGGTAAACCCGCTGCAACAACCAAAGGGAGAACAACACTCCGATCAGGTGGGCGAACAGCACCTGGGTGTTGCTGAGCACGGACAGCATTTCCAGGGAGGTGATCGCCAGGTTGTCGGCCATGCCGCGGCCGCCGATGGCAATGCCTGGAGTCTGCATGGAGGCCTGCACGAACAGGCTGCCGGCGAGGGCCTGATAGCCGATTGTGGCAAAGGTGAGACCCAGGAGATCCGCCAACAGCCCCCGTTTGATCAGCCGTGCCACCTCTCCCCGACTGGGACGGGCCCCACTATCGATCGCCCGACCGGTACGGACGATCAGCCAGCCCTGCCAGAGGCTGAACAGCAGTACAAGGAAGGCCAGGGAGGTAAGCGACAGGCCAGGTCCCAGGCCCACGGCACGTTCGGAATTGCGGGCCAGGCTGCCGCCGATGTTGTTGAACAGCAGAACGCCCACCACAACGATGCCGAGGACCACCTGGATCCAAAAGCGGATCCATCCCATCCGACGCACGCCGAACGACAACTTCTGGAAATCGAGGCGGTCTGGCATGCCCTGGTGCTCGGTCGTTCAAACTTGCCACCAAAGCGCACCTTCTGCACCTCTTTGATCCCGCTCTGTTCTCCAGAGGAAGCCCGTCGGCCCACTGCCCTGGCGCTGGGGAGTTTCGATGGCTTGCACGCCGGCCATCGCAGCGTGATCGCCGAGGCCATCCAGGGCAGCCCGGATGAGGCCATTGCCTCAGTGGTGAGCTTCTGGCCCCATCCCCGTGAGGTGCTGTTCGGCGAAGCACGCCTCAGGCTGGATCTACCCAGCGAAAAACTCGCCCTGCTGGAACCCCTTGGGATCCAGCAGCTCGTGCTGGTGCCCTTCACCCGCGAGCTCGCTCAGCTGAGTGCGGAAGACTTCGTCACCAGCGTGCTGCTGGGCACACTTCAGGCCAAACGCATTGCCGTGGGCACCAACTTCCGCTTCGGTCATCAGCGGCGCGGTGACGCCGAGATGCTGGAACGGCTTGCGGCTCGGAACGGCGTTGAGGTGAAGGTGGTGCCGATCGTTGAAGACAAAAAGGGCCGGATGAGCAGCAGCAGAATCCGCGCGGCCCTCGACCAGGCCGACCTAACCACTGCCAAAGCCCTGCTGGGCCGGGCCTACCGCTTTCAGGGACGGGTGGTTCGGGGCCGAGGGCTGGGGCGTGAACTGGGCTGGCCCACCGCCAATCTCCAGGTGGATGGACGCAAGGCATTGCCAGGGCTTGGCGTCTACGCCGCCTGGGCCCAACTGGATGGGGAGGGTGATCGCCTGCCGGCCGTGATGAACCTCGGCCCCCAACCCACGATCGATCCCACATCGCCCTCAGCCGTTGAGGTGCACCTGCTGGATCAGAGCCTGGAGCTGGAGGGCCGGCACCTGGGCGTCGAGCCTGTGCAGCGCCTGCGCGGCCAGACCAAATTCAGTGGTCTCGAGGAGCTCAGCAGCCAGATCGGCCGCGACGCAGCTCAAGCCCGCGAGATCCTTCAGACCGGCTCTCAGGCCACGGTCGGATAGGCATTCACTAGGCCCCAGACGATGAACACGCCGATGCCGCCGAGAAGAACGATTCCCCAGACCAGAACGTGCATGGTGCTCTCAGAACCACCGTTCTCCATGACCGACGCAGAAACCGTTGCCCACAGGGTGCCATGAATCCAACCCCAAACGAGACATCCCTGGATCCACGGGTGGCACGTCTGATCGACGCCAACCTCGACCGTGCCCGGGAAGGGTTGAGGGTTGTTGAGGACTGGTGCCGCTTCGGGCTGGAGCAACAGGATCTGGTGGTGCGCCTCAAGGATTGGCGTCAACGGCTCGGACGGCTCCACCACGACAGCTACAAGCAGGCCCGCTCCACCAGCACTGACACCGGCGCCGGACTGGAGCATCCAGCCCAACTGGATCGCCACAGCCCCGACCACGTGGTGGCGGCCAACTGCGCCCGGGTGCAGGAAGCGCTGCGGGTGCTGGAGGAGTACGGCCGCAACATCGATCCCGCCCTAGCTGCTGAAGCCGCTGCGATCCGCTACGGCCTTTATGACCTGGAGGTGACCTGCCTCAACGCCACCCTGGGAGCAAGGCGACGCAACAAGCTTCAGGACTGTCGCCTCTGCCTGATCACAACGCCCTGCGATGACCTGAGCGATCGGGTGCAGGCCGCCCTGCAAAACGGCGTGGGCATGGTGCAGTACCGCTGCAAAGCGGGACATGACCGCGAACGTCTGCAGGAGGCCCAGCAGCTCAGGCAGCTCTGCAACCGCTTCGGGGCTCTGTTGTTCATCAATGACCGTGTGGACTTGGCCCTGGCGGTCGATGCGGATGGGGTGCACCTGGGCCAGGAGGACATGCCCAGTGAGGTGGCCCGCGATTTGTTGGGTACCGATCGTCTGCTGGGCCGCAGCACCCACAGCATCGATCAGGTTCATCAGGCTCAGCAGGAGCCGATCGACTACCTCGGCTTCGGCCCGATCCACTCCACGGCCGTCAAACCCGAGCGGAACCCTGTTGGTGTGGAGCTCTTGGCGCAGGCCACTGCGATCAGCCAACGCCCCGTCTTTGCCATCGGTGGAATCACAGCAGCCAACCTGCCGGCACTGCTTTCGGCCGGCGGCCAGCGTGCGGCGGTGATCGGCGCGATCATGCACGCAGATGACAGCGGGCAGGCCTCGCGGCAACTGCTCCAGCAGCTGGACCACGCCACGTTCTGAGCCATGCCTCTCACCCTGATGGTCAACGGTGAAACCCGCGTGCTGGATCCAGCACCGACCCCCGCCAGCCTGGCGGCCGTTGTTGCCCTGCTGGCCAACAACCCCCAGCTGGTGGTCGCCGAGCACAACGGGGTGATCGCACCCCGCAGCCGTTGGGACAACATCGTGGTGAAGGATGACGACACCCTTGAGATCGTCACCATCGTTGGTGGTGGTTCCTAGAGTCGCCGGACTGATGCTGTGGGCGCTGCTTTGGCCACCCCCCGACTGTTGAAACGACCCCAACGACTGCTCGCATCACTACTTTTGCCCCTGGTGATTGTGGGGCTCTGCCTCTTCCAGGCACAGCCGGCTGATGCCGCCCGCGGTGGGCGCATGGGAGGGGGCAGCTTCCGCGCTCCTTCGATGCCGCGATCCGGTGGGAGCTACGGCGGAGGCTACGGCGGCGGCTACCGCGGGGGTGGCTACCGCGGCGGCGGAATGGGCTTCCCCTTTCTCATTCCAATCTTCGGCTTCGGTGGTGGTGGTCTGTTCGGGCTGCTGATCCTGATGGCGGTCGCAGGTGTGCTGGTGAACGCCGTTCGTGGCGTTGGCAATACTCCCTCGATCGGTGGTAGCGCTGCTGCACCAGCCATGCCGCGCAACGTGAACATGATTCAGGTGCAGGTGGGGCTGCTGGCCAGTGCCAAATCCCTGCAGGACGATCTGCGCTCTTTGGCCTCCTCGTCCGACACCAGCAGTTCTGCTGGTCTGCAGAGGCTGCTACAGGAAACAACCCTGGCCCTGCTGCGCCAACCGGACCTCTGGGTTTACGCCAATGCCGAGAGTGGAAGTGTTCCCTTCAGCTCAGCTGAATCGACGTTCAATCGCCTCTCGATGAACGAGCGCAGCAAGTTGGACGCTGAGCTCACCAGCAATGTCGGTGGTCAGCGAATAAGCGACACCAGCAGCAGCGCTGGCGAGGCAGATGCCACCAACGAATTCATCGTTGTGACCTTGCTGGTGGCCTCGACGGCATCGGCCAAGCTCGCTGGAGCCGATACCGGAGAAGATCTGCGCCAAACCCTGCGCATACTTGGTTCCACAGCCTCCACTGAACTCATGGCCCTTGAGGTGATCTGGCAACCGGAGGGCCGCGGAGATGTGCTCAGCGCCAACGACCTCGTCACCGCCTATCCCAACCTGCAGCACCTCTGAAGAACTAAAGATTTTCTTCGCCGATTTTCAGGTTTTCTGGGTATTCCTTCTCAGGAATCAGCCTTAATTTGTTGATAATCAAATTTGGACTATCTGCGTTGGCTCCCGACCCCCGCTCCATGGAATGGCAACAGGACGGTGAGCTAGCTCGGGCTGATCTTGATGCTCTTGTCCATGCGCTTCAGCGGGTGGAATGCGACCACAACAGCGCTGAGCTGAAGCGCCTCGGCCAAATCGATCCTCCCGCGGGGGCTTGATACCTCAGCTTGAAGCTTCTGGGGCAAAGCCCCTGAGCATCCGCAATGCAGCCATTGCTGCGCCGTAGCCGTTGTCGATATTCACCACAGTCAGTCCTGGGGCACAGCTGGCGAGCATTCCTTCCAAAGCAGTTCGCCCCCCTGCGCTAATCCCATAGCCAACGGAAATCGGGACGCCAATCACGGGTTGCGGCACCAAACCAGCGAGCACTGTCGGCAACGCACCCTCCATCCCCGCGCAGGCGATCAGGATCCGAGCCGAGGCCAGGCGGGGGAGTTGATCGAGCAGGCGATGCAATCCGGCCACCCCCACATCCATCACAGGATCCACGCCGATGCCATGGCAACGCAGGGCCACGCTGATCTCAGCCACCACCGTGCGATCACTGCTGCCTCCACTGAGCACCACCACCTCAGCTGGTGGCGCAGGCACTGGAGGCAACGCACCCAGGGTGAGGCAGCGAGCATCGGGGTGCCGCGCCACCTCCGGCAACGCCTCACACACCCGTGCCGCCTTTTCAGGAGCTACCCGAGTCACAAAACCCAGTTCTCCTGCTGCGGCAAAGCTTTCAAGAATGGCGACGATCTGATCGGCTGTCTTGTGTTCCCCCCAAACGGCCTCGACCATGCCCAAGCGCTGGCGGCGCCGCAGATCGAGGCGAGCATCCGGCGTGTTCACTGCGGTAACAGTTCCCCTTCAAACACCAGTGGGAAAGGGTTGCCCTGGCGCTGTCCTGTTTGCTCGCGGGCCAGAGTCTCGAAGCGCTCCTGAACCGTCTCCACCTCTTCCATGGAGATGGATTTCCATTCCTCACGACTGCTCCAACGAATCAGCAGCGTTCCCTCCTCGGTTGCTGGATCCCAGAACAGTTCACGGCCCAGAAACCCAGGCTGTTGCTTCAACCAAGGCTCCCAGCTGCCGCGTTCCGCCACCATCCAATGCTCACGGCTCTCTTGGGGCACCTGCAGCCGCAGGTGCTCAACCACAACCACAGCTTCACCAAGCCTCGGGGCGTTCTCTGCCCGAACCTCTGCCTTCGAAAGCCCGCCCAACAACAGAACCAGCGCCAAACAAGGTGCGACGACCCTAAGCAGTAGCGACCGGAGATGATGCAAGGCTCAGCTCCGCTGCAGCAGGGCCACAGCCTGGCAACTGATGCCCTCTTCCCGTCCCTCCGGACCCAAGCCTTCGTTGGTGGTGGCCTTCACACCCACGGCATCCGGAGCAATGCCGATCGCTGACGCCATACGGCTGCTCATCTCCGCGATATGCGGCTTGAGCTTGGGGCGCTCGGCAATCACCACGGCATCGATGTTCACCACCGACCAGCCGCGCTCCTTCACCAACTTCACGACTTGATCCAGAAGCTTCAAGCTGTCGGCCCCTTTCCATTGGGGATCGGTGGGGGGGAAGTATTTGCCGATGTCACCCAGGGCGAGGGCCCCGAGCAGGGCATCCATCACGGCATGCACCAGCACGTCGGCATCGCTGTGTCCATCCAGGCCAAGACCGTCGGGATGGTCCAGGGTTACACCCCCCAGGATGAGGGCCCGTCCAGGCACCAGCCGATGGATGTCGTATCCGTTGCCGATGCGCAGCTCCATGCCGGGGTCTGAAGGGTCATTCATTGTCGCGGTCTGCCAGCGGGCAAACAGATCAGGTCGCCGCTCGCGGGTGCGCTGCTCCCGCTGCTCCTGACGCCACCGGGCGATGGCACCGTGGTCGCCACTGCGCAGCACATTCGGAACGACCATGCCGCGGAAGTCGGCAGGGCGGGTGTAGTGCGGGTGTTCCAGGAGTAGTGCACTGTGGCTTTCCTCCACCAGGGAATCGGCCGTCCCCACCGTGCCGGGCAGCAGGCGAACAACGCCGTTAATCACCGTCATCGCCGGTAGCTCACCACCGGTGAGGACGAAATCACCCATCGACACCTCCTCATCGGCCAAACCGCGAATCCGCTCGTCAAACCCCTCGTAGTGACCGCAGAGGAAGACCAGTTGATCGTGGTCGGTGGACCAGCGCTGCAGATCCTCCTGCTGCAGGGGACGCCCCTGCGGCGACATCAACAGAACCCGGCTACGGGGGCTGCGGGGAATCGCCTCCATCGCAGCGAACACCGGCTCCGGCTTGAGCACCATGCCGGCACCGCCCCCGTAGGGCTCGTCATCAACCTTGCGATGGCGATCCGTGGCGAAGTCCCTGGGGTTGTGCAGATGCAACTCAGCAATACCCGCGTTGAAGGCGCGACCGATCACCCCCAGCTCCAGCAGAGGAGCAAACGCCTGCGGCGCCAGGCTCACCACATCAAGGCGATAGGGCGCCATTCCGCCTCAGGCCGCCGGTTTGGACACCCTGCGGATGTCCGTGCAGAAACTGCCCTGCACTGGTGTTCCCTGCGCATCCACCGCCGTGGTGCTGCGCAAGCGCAGGTTGACCCGCGTGAACCAGATCCTCTCCTGAACCTGCACGCCGTCAGCCCGACTGAGGTTCAGCTCCATGCTGCCGTCGGGCCAGAACCTCCAGTTGCCCTGGGAATCAGCATCGAGGATCAGCTGTCCATCAGCGGCGAAGGTGAGCGTGCTACTGGTTCCACCTGGGGCCTGCACCTGCAGTTGGCCGAGAGCTCCCTGCTCTTTCACCCAGCGGACGGTGAGTTCACCCCGTTCGCTGCTGTGCCACTCGTCATCACCACCGGCAGCCAGCTCAAAGCAGCTGCGAAGGCTCATCCACACCCCGTCGCAGAGGCTCAGAAAGGAGCCAGGGTCTTCGGGGGGAAAGGCTTGTTCACTCATGCGCCCATCCTCTCAGCCGGATCACCAGCTGATGGGAGAAAAGGGATAGGGGCGGTTCCAGCCGTAGAGCGCCAACCTCTGCCGACCCTGGACGGCTGCTCCGCGCCGGTGAAAGCCGAACACATCCGCCAACACCAGAGTGTTGGCAGGGCAAGTAAGCGCAACAGGCTTGGGCAGACCCAGCTCAGCCAAGGACTCTTCCTGAATTCGGAAGGATCCAGACACATCTGGCTGCCGCCGTTGTTCGGCCGCCGCGGTGGCTGTGGACTGCTCCCAACGCAAGCGGTACTGATCAAGACGATGGCTGCCCGGCACGTATTCGAAAGGGCCGTCCTGACGTTGAACCGGCCGCAAAAAAAACCAGAACTTGAGGGCACGGAAGAACGTGTCGCGGTGCAGCACCTTCTGCAGATCCGGCGTGCGGGTCTCCTCGCCATGCACCGTGAGATAAACGTCCAGCTTGCGCGGATTCATCGGCAAGCCAATGACCTGGCGGGATCCCGCACTGAGCCGCTGGTCATGGGAGAAGGCAGCGGCCCGAGGCATTTGCTCAGGATCGATGTGTAAGAAACGGTTGAGGGTGCCTCCATCGAAACGGTCAAACCCTCCAGCAAAGGGTTGCTTGGGGCGAAAACCAGGCCGAGTGTTGTCCTGTACTGGATGCAGGCGTGAGGCGCGACCAACAACCGCCTCCACCTCGTCACGCAAGGCCTCGAACTCCTGCTGCGGCAGGAAGTTCTCCAG contains:
- a CDS encoding DUF3611 family protein; amino-acid sequence: MPDRLDFQKLSFGVRRMGWIRFWIQVVLGIVVVGVLLFNNIGGSLARNSERAVGLGPGLSLTSLAFLVLLFSLWQGWLIVRTGRAIDSGARPSRGEVARLIKRGLLADLLGLTFATIGYQALAGSLFVQASMQTPGIAIGGRGMADNLAITSLEMLSVLSNTQVLFAHLIGVLFSLWLLQRVYRTS
- the trmD gene encoding tRNA (guanosine(37)-N1)-methyltransferase TrmD, giving the protein MAPYRLDVVSLAPQAFAPLLELGVIGRAFNAGIAELHLHNPRDFATDRHRKVDDEPYGGGAGMVLKPEPVFAAMEAIPRSPRSRVLLMSPQGRPLQQEDLQRWSTDHDQLVFLCGHYEGFDERIRGLADEEVSMGDFVLTGGELPAMTVINGVVRLLPGTVGTADSLVEESHSALLLEHPHYTRPADFRGMVVPNVLRSGDHGAIARWRQEQREQRTRERRPDLFARWQTATMNDPSDPGMELRIGNGYDIHRLVPGRALILGGVTLDHPDGLGLDGHSDADVLVHAVMDALLGALALGDIGKYFPPTDPQWKGADSLKLLDQVVKLVKERGWSVVNIDAVVIAERPKLKPHIAEMSSRMASAIGIAPDAVGVKATTNEGLGPEGREEGISCQAVALLQRS
- the larB gene encoding nickel pincer cofactor biosynthesis protein LarB; this encodes MNTPDARLDLRRRQRLGMVEAVWGEHKTADQIVAILESFAAAGELGFVTRVAPEKAARVCEALPEVARHPDARCLTLGALPPVPAPPAEVVVLSGGSSDRTVVAEISVALRCHGIGVDPVMDVGVAGLHRLLDQLPRLASARILIACAGMEGALPTVLAGLVPQPVIGVPISVGYGISAGGRTALEGMLASCAPGLTVVNIDNGYGAAMAALRMLRGFAPEASS
- a CDS encoding phytanoyl-CoA dioxygenase family protein — its product is MLSLLTRQKSFRDPWVGHPGLNRRWQLHRHRVQLAETLCLWRRLLRPAQLSSLERDGFVALENFLPQQEFEALRDEVEAVVGRASRLHPVQDNTRPGFRPKQPFAGGFDRFDGGTLNRFLHIDPEQMPRAAAFSHDQRLSAGSRQVIGLPMNPRKLDVYLTVHGEETRTPDLQKVLHRDTFFRALKFWFFLRPVQRQDGPFEYVPGSHRLDQYRLRWEQSTATAAAEQRRQPDVSGSFRIQEESLAELGLPKPVALTCPANTLVLADVFGFHRRGAAVQGRQRLALYGWNRPYPFSPISW
- a CDS encoding DUF1517 domain-containing protein, whose protein sequence is MGAALATPRLLKRPQRLLASLLLPLVIVGLCLFQAQPADAARGGRMGGGSFRAPSMPRSGGSYGGGYGGGYRGGGYRGGGMGFPFLIPIFGFGGGGLFGLLILMAVAGVLVNAVRGVGNTPSIGGSAAAPAMPRNVNMIQVQVGLLASAKSLQDDLRSLASSSDTSSSAGLQRLLQETTLALLRQPDLWVYANAESGSVPFSSAESTFNRLSMNERSKLDAELTSNVGGQRISDTSSSAGEADATNEFIVVTLLVASTASAKLAGADTGEDLRQTLRILGSTASTELMALEVIWQPEGRGDVLSANDLVTAYPNLQHL
- a CDS encoding thiamine phosphate synthase yields the protein MNPTPNETSLDPRVARLIDANLDRAREGLRVVEDWCRFGLEQQDLVVRLKDWRQRLGRLHHDSYKQARSTSTDTGAGLEHPAQLDRHSPDHVVAANCARVQEALRVLEEYGRNIDPALAAEAAAIRYGLYDLEVTCLNATLGARRRNKLQDCRLCLITTPCDDLSDRVQAALQNGVGMVQYRCKAGHDRERLQEAQQLRQLCNRFGALLFINDRVDLALAVDADGVHLGQEDMPSEVARDLLGTDRLLGRSTHSIDQVHQAQQEPIDYLGFGPIHSTAVKPERNPVGVELLAQATAISQRPVFAIGGITAANLPALLSAGGQRAAVIGAIMHADDSGQASRQLLQQLDHATF
- a CDS encoding bifunctional riboflavin kinase/FAD synthetase, with protein sequence MIPLCSPEEARRPTALALGSFDGLHAGHRSVIAEAIQGSPDEAIASVVSFWPHPREVLFGEARLRLDLPSEKLALLEPLGIQQLVLVPFTRELAQLSAEDFVTSVLLGTLQAKRIAVGTNFRFGHQRRGDAEMLERLAARNGVEVKVVPIVEDKKGRMSSSRIRAALDQADLTTAKALLGRAYRFQGRVVRGRGLGRELGWPTANLQVDGRKALPGLGVYAAWAQLDGEGDRLPAVMNLGPQPTIDPTSPSAVEVHLLDQSLELEGRHLGVEPVQRLRGQTKFSGLEELSSQIGRDAAQAREILQTGSQATVG
- the thiS gene encoding sulfur carrier protein ThiS translates to MPLTLMVNGETRVLDPAPTPASLAAVVALLANNPQLVVAEHNGVIAPRSRWDNIVVKDDDTLEIVTIVGGGS
- a CDS encoding phycobiliprotein lyase; this translates as MSEQAFPPEDPGSFLSLCDGVWMSLRSCFELAAGGDDEWHSSERGELTVRWVKEQGALGQLQVQAPGGTSSTLTFAADGQLILDADSQGNWRFWPDGSMELNLSRADGVQVQERIWFTRVNLRLRSTTAVDAQGTPVQGSFCTDIRRVSKPAA
- a CDS encoding TIGR03792 family protein, with the translated sequence MLGGLSKAEVRAENAPRLGEAVVVVEHLRLQVPQESREHWMVAERGSWEPWLKQQPGFLGRELFWDPATEEGTLLIRWSSREEWKSISMEEVETVQERFETLAREQTGQRQGNPFPLVFEGELLPQ